In one Hoplias malabaricus isolate fHopMal1 chromosome X1, fHopMal1.hap1, whole genome shotgun sequence genomic region, the following are encoded:
- the LOC136676055 gene encoding alpha-(1,3)-fucosyltransferase 4-like, translated as MAIFFMCVRRKLRMKCVRILIPLVPALVLLVLAFPHALAPVIRSDLQDLQAPDSQEADPHVTLLLVWWSPFGNTHPLPDCATSYGVPGCALTIDRSEYAHADAVILHHRELVTKEDALPPSTRPEGQKWIWMNFESPSHSPWLDSLNGVFNLTMSYRLGSDIFLPYGYLRRHHHGNGDVNHFPKKLQGRRHGNNNDQRDNNDTRALVAWVISNWSEEQERVQFYMKLRRYLHVDVYGRRALRLVNDSVLQTISGYKFYLAFENSLHTDYITEKLWRNALQAGAVPVVLGPPRENYERFLPPDAFIHVHDFKSPRALASYLNYLDHHPAQYRRYMAWRRDYSVHVASFWAEHYCTACQAVQASRNQRKTIKNLDFWFQN; from the coding sequence ATGGCCATTTTCTTCATGTGTGTGAGGAGAAAGCTGCGCATGAAGTGTGTGCGCATCCTTATACCGCTTGTACCTGCGCTCGTGTTGCTCGTGCTCGCCTTCCCGCATGCTCTTGCCCCAGTCATACGCTCAGATTTGCAGGACTTGCAGGCCCCAGACTCGCAGGAGGCGGACCCACACGTGACCCTGCTCCTTGTGTGGTGGTCACCATTTggaaacacacacccactcccGGACTGCGCGACCAGCTACGGCGTGCCCGGGTGCGCATTGACGATAGACAGGAGTGAGTATGCGCATGCAGATGCCGTGATCTTGCACCACCGTGAGCTGGTGACCAAGGAGGATGCGCTCCCTCCTTCTACGCGCCCTGAAGGCCAGAAGTGGATCTGGATGAATTTCGAGTCTCCATCGCACTCGCCATGGCTGGACAGTCTGAACGGAGTCTTCAACCTCACCATGTCTTATCGCCTTGGCTCGGACATCTTCTTGCCCTATGGGTACCTCAGGCGTCATCACCATGGCAACGGAGATGTCAATCACTTTCCCAAGAAGCTTCAAGGCAGACGCCATGGTAACAACAATGACCAGCGTGACAACAATGACACCCGGGCACTGGTTGCCTGGGTGATAAGCAACTGGAGCGAAGAACAGGAGAGAGTGCAGTTTTACATGAAGCTTCGTCGTTACCTTCACGTGGATGTTTATGGACGCAGGGCACTTCGTCTGGTGAACGACAGCGTCCTGCAGACCATCTCTGGGTATAAGTTCTACTTGGCTTTTGAGAATTCACTCCACACAGACTACATCACAGAGAAGCTTTGGCGTAACGCCCTGCAGGCCGGCGCCGTGCCCGTGGTGCTGGGTCCACCACGAGAGAACTACGAGCGATTCCTTCCGCCTGATGCCTTCATCCATGTCCATGACTTCAAATCGCCACGAGCCCTCGCCTCATACCTCAACTACCTGGACCATCACCCTGCTCAGTATCGCCGCTACATGGCCTGGAGGCGGGACTACAGCGTACATGTTGCCTCCTTTTGGGCAGAGCATTACTGCACTGCCTGCCAGGCCGTCCAGGCCAGCCGCAACCAGCGGAAAACTATAAAAAATCTGGATTTCTGGTTTCAGAATTGA
- the LOC136675864 gene encoding ankyrin repeat domain-containing protein 49-like, with product MEFPEGFNQLELLESHGHMIPIGTESAWEDEEGEDDDKDEGHHSEEWYKQQELRLESNPAELMLWAAERNRLSTVKRLLDTDASLVNCRDDDRYTPLHRAAYNGHLSMASVLLDAGAELHARTVDGWTPLHSASRWGHTAMASCLLRRGARVNEMTSGGLTALQLAAGNPAAAQTLELLLSQRSLQVEMRNSAGERAFDIALRTSANYNLFEMTEPCNNIY from the exons ATGGAGTTTCCGGAAGGATTTAACCAGCTGGAGCTGCTGGAGTCTCACGGTCATATGATACCCATTGGGACAGAGAGTGCCTGGGAGGATGAAGAGGGCGAAGATGATGATAAAGATGAAGGCCATCACAGTGAGGAGTGGTACAAGCAGCAGGAGCTCAGATTGGAAAGCAATCCAGCGGAGCTCATGCTTTGGGCTGCAGAAAGGAACAGA TTGTCCACAGTGAAGCGCCTCCTGGACACAGACGCCTCCCTGGTGAACTGCCGTGATGACGACCGTTACACTCCTCTCCACCGTGCAGCATACAACGGTCATCTCTCCATGGCCTCAGTTCTCCTGGATGCAGGGGCAGAGCTTCACGCAAGGACAGTGGATGGCTGGACACCGCTCCACAGCGCCTCCCGCTGGGGGCACACTGCCATGGCATCCTGTTTACTGCGTCGAGGGGCGAGGGTCAACGAAATGACGAGCGGTGGTCTCACAGCCCTGCAACTGGCTGCCGGAAACCCTGCTGCAGCTCAAACTTTGGAACTGCTGCTGTCACAGCGCTCCCTCCAGGTAGAAATGAGGAACAGCGCTGGGGAAAGGGCCTTTGATATTGCTCTCAGAACCAGCGCCAATTACAACCTGTTCGAAATGACCGAGCCATGTAACAACATTTACTGA